In Gemmatimonadota bacterium, a single genomic region encodes these proteins:
- the mce gene encoding methylmalonyl-CoA epimerase: MIEIREGSDAPGAGRAGSEPSAGDAPTHPVERPVDHVGIAVPSISESLAAWELIVGDRAEPVVEIADQGVRVAFVGGVELLEPLGPDTPVGRFLARRGPGLHHVAFRVENIEKELGLLTRKGVRLIDEKPRPGAHGLVAFVHPGSAGGVLVELVERD, from the coding sequence ATGATCGAGATTCGTGAAGGTTCGGACGCCCCAGGAGCCGGTCGGGCGGGCTCGGAACCGTCGGCCGGAGACGCCCCGACTCATCCCGTCGAACGCCCCGTGGATCACGTTGGGATCGCGGTCCCTTCCATTTCGGAGTCGCTCGCAGCCTGGGAGCTGATCGTCGGAGACCGAGCCGAGCCGGTCGTCGAGATCGCCGACCAGGGCGTCAGGGTGGCCTTCGTCGGTGGCGTGGAGCTTCTGGAACCGCTCGGTCCCGATACGCCGGTCGGGCGCTTCCTGGCGAGACGCGGGCCTGGGCTTCACCACGTGGCTTTCCGCGTGGAGAACATCGAGAAGGAGCTCGGGCTCCTTACCCGGAAAGGAGTTAGGCTGATCGACGAGAAGCCGAGGCCGGGAGCCCACGGTCTGGTGGCGTTCGTGCATCCCGGGAGCGCAGGTGGCGTGCTCGTGGAACTGGTCGAACGGGATTAG
- the trxA gene encoding thioredoxin: MAGNNGLLEVTDDNFASEVEAGEGLRVIDFWAEWCGPCRIIGPIVADLASDYSDKGVKVGKLDVDANQRTASRFNVLSIPTIIFFKNGEEVGRHVGLAPKKNLAKKIESFL; the protein is encoded by the coding sequence ATGGCAGGAAACAACGGATTGCTCGAAGTTACCGACGACAACTTCGCGTCGGAAGTAGAGGCGGGAGAAGGTTTGCGCGTGATCGACTTCTGGGCCGAATGGTGCGGCCCGTGTCGAATCATCGGTCCGATCGTCGCGGATCTGGCATCCGACTACTCCGACAAGGGAGTAAAGGTCGGCAAGCTCGATGTCGACGCCAACCAGAGGACCGCATCCCGGTTCAACGTGCTTTCGATCCCGACCATCATCTTTTTCAAGAACGGCGAAGAGGTGGGCCGTCACGTCGGGCTCGCGCCCAAGAAGAACCTGGCGAAGAAGATCGAGAGCTTCCTTTAG
- the rsmI gene encoding 16S rRNA (cytidine(1402)-2'-O)-methyltransferase, translated as MGKLYLVATPIGNLQDLSPRATATLAGADRILAEDTRRTRVLAQHVGSGAPVTAIHEHNERARTGRVLEWLAAGESLALVSDAGTPLVSDPGGVMVREAIRAGHEVIPIPGPSATTTALAASGLATGRFLFLGFAPRKGRERRAWLRRVRDAEEPVVVFESPKRLAALLDELAGLCGSDRPAAVARELTKVHEEIRRHGLGELAAHFREHPPRGEVTVVVGAVEAATGEVATDREMSEELARAMLDEGLPPSGVARVIAAGCGMSRNAAYRLAQELASAEDRSA; from the coding sequence TTGGGGAAGCTCTATCTGGTAGCGACCCCCATCGGCAATCTCCAGGACCTTTCACCAAGGGCGACGGCGACGCTGGCGGGGGCGGACCGTATCTTGGCGGAAGACACGCGCCGTACCCGCGTGCTCGCCCAACATGTCGGGTCTGGAGCACCTGTGACCGCAATCCACGAGCACAACGAACGAGCACGGACCGGCCGCGTGCTCGAGTGGCTGGCTGCGGGAGAGTCGCTGGCCCTGGTCTCGGATGCCGGCACGCCGCTCGTTTCCGATCCGGGCGGGGTGATGGTGAGGGAGGCCATCCGCGCGGGCCACGAGGTGATTCCGATCCCGGGCCCCTCGGCGACGACCACCGCGCTGGCGGCCTCCGGACTCGCGACCGGCCGCTTCCTCTTCCTGGGTTTCGCCCCTCGCAAGGGCAGGGAGCGCCGCGCCTGGCTCCGCCGGGTGCGCGACGCCGAAGAGCCCGTCGTGGTCTTCGAATCGCCGAAGCGGCTCGCAGCGCTGCTCGACGAACTCGCGGGGCTCTGCGGGTCCGACCGGCCGGCGGCGGTCGCCCGCGAACTGACCAAGGTGCACGAGGAGATTCGCCGACACGGCTTGGGCGAACTCGCCGCGCATTTCCGAGAGCATCCGCCTCGGGGCGAGGTGACGGTAGTGGTCGGAGCCGTCGAAGCCGCCACCGGCGAGGTCGCGACCGACAGGGAGATGTCCGAGGAGCTGGCCCGGGCCATGCTCGATGAGGGATTGCCGCCCTCCGGTGTGGCCCGCGTTATCGCCGCCGGCTGCGGCATGAGCAGGAACGCCGCCTACCGGCTTGCCCAGGAGCTTGCGTCCGCCGAGGATCGCTCGGCATGA
- a CDS encoding DUF4159 domain-containing protein, whose amino-acid sequence MRVRAPSLALAALGASLPISAPPVTSLLATPSAAATLALRAPEHSASIPTGPASLAEPAISANPVSGDTITIARVRYDGGGDWYADPTSLSNLLLAIRTRTGIPVSSRETVVRPLDPALSDSPYLYMTGHGDVRFSPQERAALRAHLEAGGFLHVDDNYGLDESFREELLHIFPETELTEIPPDHPVFHAFYTFPDGLPKIHEHDGEPPQAFGIFLNGRLALFYSFESDLGDGWEDSSIHGDSPELREAAVRMGVNLFVYALGQTVRRP is encoded by the coding sequence ATGAGGGTCCGGGCACCTTCGCTCGCCCTGGCGGCGCTCGGCGCGTCTTTGCCGATTTCCGCGCCGCCCGTCACGTCCTTGCTCGCAACGCCGTCCGCCGCCGCAACTCTCGCCCTGCGCGCTCCCGAGCATTCGGCCTCGATCCCCACGGGACCGGCGTCCTTGGCCGAACCGGCGATCTCGGCGAACCCGGTGTCCGGCGACACCATCACCATCGCGCGTGTGAGGTACGACGGCGGAGGCGACTGGTACGCCGATCCCACCTCGCTCTCCAACCTTCTCCTGGCCATCCGCACGCGCACCGGTATCCCGGTTTCCAGCCGCGAGACCGTCGTTCGACCTCTCGACCCTGCGCTGAGCGACTCCCCCTATCTCTACATGACGGGTCATGGCGACGTTCGCTTCTCGCCTCAGGAACGGGCGGCCTTGCGCGCCCACCTCGAGGCCGGAGGATTCCTGCACGTCGACGACAATTACGGGCTCGACGAGTCGTTTCGCGAAGAACTCCTTCATATCTTCCCTGAAACCGAGCTCACCGAAATCCCGCCCGACCATCCCGTCTTCCACGCCTTCTACACCTTTCCCGACGGTCTGCCGAAGATCCACGAGCACGACGGAGAACCGCCGCAGGCTTTCGGCATCTTTCTGAATGGCAGGCTCGCGCTCTTTTATTCCTTCGAATCCGATCTCGGAGACGGCTGGGAGGACTCCTCGATCCACGGGGACTCTCCCGAACTCCGGGAAGCCGCTGTTCGTATGGGAGTCAACCTCTTCGTCTACGCTCTGGGTCAGACGGTAAGGAGGCCGTGA
- a CDS encoding asparagine synthetase B: MLALVLQAFLLSAGTGLTAQHLLVPMDRDQANHLRAYGLTYWVLEQEEAAEWFLNYRGGSFLLPDLSSVRREAALRGVSTENVGAGDLAVIRAAIADGNMEAIPLERAPEVAIYTPPNSVPWGDAVTMVLEYADIPYAEIWDYEVLDGDLSEYQWIHLHHEDFTGQYSKFYITFAGSPWLQEEVARNEEVAARLGYPDVPTLKKAVASRMREYVAEGGFLFAMCAATETLELALAAHDVDIAAAYADGTAVAPDADRLMDWQRSLAFTGAQIQTSPSVNAFSDIDAHQVNTPWRRELGYFTLFEFSAKFDPVPAMLTQNHEAAVPDFYGLTTAFRRSLLKPEVVVLAEEVRGGAHWAKYVHGNVGEGTWTYYGGHDPEDREHQIGDAKTDLALHPNSAGYRLILNNVLFPAARKKKHKT, translated from the coding sequence CTGCTCGCCTTGGTCCTGCAGGCCTTCCTCCTCTCTGCCGGAACCGGCCTGACCGCCCAGCATCTCCTCGTCCCGATGGACCGAGATCAGGCGAATCACCTGCGCGCCTACGGACTGACCTACTGGGTTCTCGAACAGGAGGAGGCGGCGGAGTGGTTCCTCAACTACCGCGGCGGCTCCTTCCTCTTGCCGGACCTTTCATCGGTAAGACGCGAAGCGGCTCTGCGCGGAGTCTCGACCGAGAACGTGGGCGCCGGCGATCTCGCCGTGATCCGCGCCGCCATCGCCGACGGGAACATGGAAGCGATACCGCTCGAACGCGCTCCCGAGGTGGCAATCTACACTCCGCCCAATTCGGTGCCGTGGGGCGACGCCGTGACGATGGTGCTAGAATACGCCGACATACCCTACGCCGAGATCTGGGACTACGAGGTCCTCGACGGGGATCTCTCCGAATACCAGTGGATCCATCTCCACCACGAGGATTTCACCGGGCAGTATTCCAAGTTCTACATCACCTTCGCCGGTTCGCCGTGGCTCCAGGAGGAGGTCGCGCGCAACGAGGAGGTCGCCGCCCGGCTCGGATACCCCGACGTTCCGACGCTGAAGAAGGCGGTCGCTTCCAGGATGCGTGAATACGTGGCGGAGGGTGGTTTCCTCTTCGCCATGTGCGCCGCGACCGAAACCCTCGAGCTCGCTCTCGCCGCCCACGACGTGGACATCGCCGCCGCCTACGCCGACGGCACCGCGGTGGCGCCGGACGCCGACCGCCTCATGGACTGGCAGCGCTCCTTGGCCTTCACGGGCGCGCAGATTCAGACCTCTCCTTCGGTGAACGCCTTCTCCGACATCGACGCCCACCAAGTGAACACCCCATGGCGAAGAGAGCTGGGTTACTTCACCCTTTTCGAATTCTCGGCCAAGTTCGACCCGGTACCCGCCATGCTGACCCAGAACCACGAGGCTGCGGTACCTGATTTCTATGGTCTCACGACGGCCTTCCGGCGCTCTTTGCTGAAACCCGAGGTCGTGGTCCTGGCGGAAGAGGTGCGAGGGGGCGCGCACTGGGCCAAGTACGTCCACGGCAACGTGGGCGAAGGCACCTGGACCTACTACGGCGGCCACGATCCGGAAGATCGGGAGCATCAGATCGGAGACGCGAAGACCGACTTGGCCCTCCATCCCAACTCCGCAGGTTACCGGCTCATCCTCAACAACGTCCTCTTCCCTGCGGCCAGGAAGAAGAAGCACAAGACCTGA